The proteins below are encoded in one region of Holophagaceae bacterium:
- a CDS encoding response regulator, whose protein sequence is MFMSMRESGSWFRGLAAAAALCLGAAAPAQGPGTVAFHAYGAEQGLTNFAVSALEQDDRGFLWVGTEDGAFRFGGARFERFGIEQGLERPWVTHLVKDGAGGLCAGTDRGLFYFDGDANTNAFRRIQLPGSPGAPVRAITAAGGSVWVATSDGFFAGSPAKGFQAAHGWSASPPTVLSVGAAGLLAVADGALWIQDGDRWRAAAALPELRGERAFSVLKDAEGRIWVRSRGHLLRGREGQAFEDLAPRIAGTASSEGHLRMDSKGRVWIPTVAGLVMAERDALVPLHLDPGLSFGYCRQVFVDREDSLWVAGEQLFRALGQGAWSSYRSREGLPSNQVWSLLRDRQGTLWAATNRGVAQGVENGFKSLQARLPVGPFTLAIGPDGRIWAGGRDGASLYAWDASGNGFTAMRIKDLGDDDTIVRDLLFDRSGNLWAATSNGGLRLIRSGASGLVEAEPVALPGGSPKENIWAVAEDAQGRIWVGGSEGLAVLEDGRWRRFTAANGLADTEVRCIAPTPGGAVWIAYGRSLGAAKVSLSDASLKIMERVSEGRGLGKVQINALACDARGVLWLGTAMGLARWDGKLLDTFGKLEGLPGDDCIFGALFCDGNDVWVGTTAGLGHFHAEGEGNVLPSPVTILTSARFGPTDANTATRFDQVLKIPHDLRSLEIRFSAMSFLNPAKVRHQVRLLDFQNDWRDIASPQVNYAGLPPGVYRFEVRSRAGASPWGPSAKMYFRMVGPWWSRGWALALYAAAALALIYIAFRLRTRVLRFKNQALGDLVHAQTEEIQTALDQAERANTAKSEFLAVMSHELRTPMHSILGMTDLLLDSSLSREQRDSAQTIRRAGQALLSILNDILDFSKIEAEKVALREVPVDLRSLCEDLMDLLSVSAQEKGLELVLRFEPEGSPEYLGDPERIRQVLLNLLGNAIKFTETGFVQLSVRVTDQQEDRHALMLSVVDSGPSIPLDKQAKLFEKFSQADTSITRRFGGTGLGLAISKRLVEAMGGVIGLDSEQGRGTTFWFTLSLKPVEKAESGETAAAKFPGDFRVLVADDLPESANALFDQLWRWGLEASLSSTGPEALEDILVSAKNGKPYHLVVLDEDLPGMGGWELAKTLRAEHPEVSPMLVLLCPMHQPREVWALKAAGFNAMLRKPVFAFELRELLEEASKRPDGGAAGWFGSDAESTSDEAPVGAAAQALAGRRILIAEDNPLNQHVALRLLKSMGAVVTLCSTGLEAVEQAGRGGFDLILMDGQMPGMDGLEAARAIRASGGRLPILAMTAHALQGDRERFLKSGMNDLLTKPFSRDELRDAILRQLEPASNLASEATLIIPMPGFAPEEEAPEAALAPDGGLLEEDAGDTMQMPIQIPATDFRHPIDTVSLLHSIHAEDRDELRELLVMFRAHAPDRMADIRTALQEKDSKALKAAAHALCGSAAYVYARPVTDIAKRMEELAAENRILEAAVYLPELESAFAAAETALKELETRLAR, encoded by the coding sequence ATGTTCATGTCCATGCGGGAAAGTGGGTCGTGGTTCCGCGGTCTGGCCGCCGCCGCGGCGCTTTGCCTGGGCGCGGCCGCTCCGGCGCAAGGCCCCGGCACTGTGGCTTTCCATGCCTACGGGGCGGAGCAGGGCCTTACGAATTTCGCGGTGTCCGCCCTGGAGCAGGACGACCGCGGTTTCCTGTGGGTGGGCACTGAGGATGGCGCCTTCCGGTTCGGCGGCGCCCGCTTCGAGCGGTTCGGCATCGAGCAGGGCCTGGAGCGCCCCTGGGTCACCCATCTCGTGAAGGACGGCGCCGGGGGGCTGTGCGCGGGCACAGATCGCGGCCTGTTCTATTTCGATGGCGATGCCAATACGAATGCCTTCCGCCGCATCCAGCTCCCGGGCTCTCCGGGCGCGCCCGTCCGGGCCATCACCGCAGCCGGTGGCAGCGTATGGGTAGCCACGTCCGATGGCTTTTTCGCCGGATCCCCAGCCAAGGGATTCCAGGCTGCGCACGGCTGGTCGGCCTCGCCCCCCACGGTGCTGTCGGTGGGCGCTGCGGGTCTTTTGGCCGTGGCGGATGGCGCATTGTGGATCCAGGATGGGGATCGCTGGCGGGCCGCCGCGGCCCTGCCGGAGCTGCGCGGCGAACGGGCTTTTTCGGTCCTGAAGGATGCAGAGGGCCGCATCTGGGTCCGCAGCCGGGGCCACCTGCTGAGGGGCCGCGAAGGCCAGGCCTTCGAAGATCTGGCGCCCCGGATCGCAGGCACCGCCTCCAGCGAAGGCCACCTGCGCATGGATTCCAAGGGCCGGGTCTGGATTCCCACGGTCGCGGGACTGGTCATGGCGGAGCGGGATGCGCTGGTTCCGCTGCACCTGGATCCGGGCCTGAGTTTCGGATATTGCCGGCAGGTCTTCGTGGACCGCGAGGACAGCCTGTGGGTGGCGGGCGAACAACTCTTCCGCGCCCTGGGCCAGGGCGCCTGGAGTTCCTACCGGAGCCGCGAAGGACTGCCTTCCAACCAGGTCTGGTCCCTGCTCCGGGACCGCCAGGGGACCCTCTGGGCCGCCACCAACCGCGGCGTGGCCCAGGGCGTCGAAAACGGCTTCAAATCGCTCCAGGCCCGCCTCCCCGTAGGGCCCTTCACCCTGGCGATCGGACCCGACGGCCGCATCTGGGCCGGAGGACGGGATGGCGCCTCGCTCTATGCGTGGGATGCTTCGGGCAACGGGTTCACGGCCATGCGCATCAAGGATCTCGGCGATGATGACACCATCGTGCGGGATCTCCTGTTCGACCGGTCCGGCAACCTGTGGGCGGCCACCAGCAACGGCGGTCTGCGCCTGATCCGATCCGGCGCTTCGGGGCTGGTGGAAGCGGAACCCGTGGCCTTGCCTGGCGGTTCCCCCAAGGAAAACATCTGGGCCGTCGCCGAGGACGCGCAGGGGCGAATCTGGGTCGGCGGATCCGAGGGCCTCGCGGTCCTGGAGGATGGCCGCTGGCGGCGCTTCACCGCCGCTAATGGATTGGCGGACACCGAGGTGCGCTGCATCGCGCCCACGCCTGGTGGCGCCGTCTGGATCGCCTACGGCCGGTCCTTAGGCGCCGCGAAAGTATCCCTCAGCGACGCATCCCTGAAGATCATGGAGCGCGTGAGCGAAGGCCGGGGCCTGGGCAAAGTCCAGATCAATGCCCTAGCCTGCGACGCGCGCGGCGTGCTGTGGCTCGGCACGGCCATGGGCCTGGCCCGCTGGGACGGCAAGCTGCTGGACACCTTCGGGAAACTCGAAGGGCTGCCCGGCGACGATTGCATTTTCGGCGCGCTGTTTTGCGACGGGAATGATGTCTGGGTCGGCACCACCGCCGGGCTGGGGCATTTCCATGCGGAAGGCGAAGGCAATGTTCTCCCGAGCCCCGTGACGATCCTCACCTCGGCCCGGTTCGGCCCCACGGATGCCAACACCGCCACGCGCTTTGATCAGGTGCTGAAGATCCCCCATGATCTGCGCTCCTTGGAGATCCGCTTTTCGGCGATGTCATTCCTGAATCCCGCCAAGGTGCGCCACCAGGTCCGCCTCCTGGATTTCCAGAACGATTGGAGGGACATCGCATCGCCCCAGGTGAACTATGCGGGCCTCCCGCCAGGGGTCTACCGCTTCGAGGTGCGCAGCCGCGCAGGCGCCTCGCCCTGGGGGCCATCGGCCAAGATGTACTTCCGCATGGTGGGGCCCTGGTGGAGCCGCGGCTGGGCTCTGGCGCTTTACGCGGCGGCGGCCCTGGCCCTCATCTACATCGCCTTCCGGTTGAGAACCCGCGTGCTGCGGTTCAAGAACCAGGCCCTGGGCGACCTCGTCCACGCGCAGACCGAAGAAATCCAGACCGCGCTCGACCAGGCCGAGCGCGCCAACACCGCCAAAAGCGAGTTCCTGGCGGTGATGAGCCACGAATTGCGAACGCCCATGCACTCCATCCTGGGCATGACGGACCTGCTGCTGGATTCCTCCCTCAGCCGGGAGCAGCGGGACAGCGCCCAGACCATCCGCCGCGCCGGCCAAGCCCTGCTGTCGATCCTCAACGACATCCTGGACTTCTCGAAGATCGAGGCTGAAAAGGTCGCCCTGCGCGAAGTCCCCGTGGACCTGCGGAGCCTCTGCGAGGACCTGATGGACCTCCTCAGCGTCAGCGCCCAGGAGAAGGGGCTGGAGCTGGTGCTGCGCTTCGAGCCGGAAGGCAGCCCCGAGTACCTGGGCGATCCCGAGCGCATCCGCCAGGTGCTGTTGAACCTGCTGGGCAACGCCATCAAGTTCACCGAGACAGGCTTCGTGCAGCTCTCGGTGCGGGTCACGGACCAGCAGGAGGACCGCCACGCGCTGATGCTCTCCGTGGTGGACAGCGGCCCCAGCATTCCGCTCGACAAGCAGGCCAAGCTCTTTGAAAAATTCAGCCAGGCCGACACCAGCATCACGAGGCGCTTCGGCGGCACGGGGCTCGGCCTCGCCATCAGCAAGCGGCTGGTGGAGGCCATGGGCGGCGTCATCGGCCTGGACAGCGAGCAGGGGCGCGGCACCACCTTCTGGTTCACCCTGAGCCTGAAACCCGTCGAAAAAGCGGAAAGCGGAGAAACCGCCGCCGCGAAGTTCCCTGGCGACTTCCGCGTCCTGGTGGCGGACGATTTGCCGGAAAGCGCCAACGCATTGTTCGACCAGCTCTGGCGCTGGGGCCTGGAGGCGAGCCTTTCATCCACCGGTCCCGAGGCCCTGGAAGACATCCTGGTGTCCGCGAAGAACGGCAAGCCCTACCACCTGGTGGTGTTGGACGAGGACCTTCCGGGCATGGGCGGCTGGGAGCTGGCCAAGACCTTGCGCGCCGAACATCCCGAGGTTTCACCGATGCTGGTGCTGCTCTGCCCCATGCACCAGCCCCGCGAAGTGTGGGCGCTGAAAGCCGCCGGGTTCAATGCGATGCTCCGGAAGCCGGTCTTTGCTTTCGAATTGAGGGAACTGCTGGAGGAAGCCTCCAAGCGGCCGGATGGCGGCGCCGCCGGATGGTTCGGTTCCGACGCGGAATCCACCAGCGACGAGGCGCCCGTGGGCGCAGCCGCCCAGGCCTTGGCGGGGCGCCGGATCCTCATCGCCGAGGACAACCCGCTCAACCAGCACGTGGCCCTGCGCCTGCTGAAGTCCATGGGGGCCGTGGTGACCCTGTGTTCCACGGGCCTCGAAGCCGTGGAGCAGGCCGGACGGGGCGGATTCGACCTCATCCTCATGGACGGCCAGATGCCCGGCATGGACGGCCTGGAGGCTGCGCGGGCCATCCGCGCCTCAGGCGGCAGGCTGCCCATCCTGGCCATGACCGCCCATGCGCTCCAGGGGGACCGCGAACGCTTCCTCAAATCCGGCATGAACGATCTGCTCACCAAGCCCTTCAGCCGGGATGAGCTGAGGGATGCCATCCTGCGGCAGCTGGAACCAGCCTCGAACCTGGCCTCCGAGGCCACCTTGATCATTCCCATGCCCGGCTTCGCGCCGGAGGAAGAAGCCCCTGAAGCGGCTCTCGCGCCCGATGGCGGACTGCTGGAAGAAGATGCCGGCGACACCATGCAGATGCCTATCCAGATCCCGGCCACGGATTTCCGGCACCCCATCGATACAGTGTCCCTGCTGCACTCCATCCACGCCGAGGACCGCGACGAGCTGCGGGAACTGCTGGTGATGTTCCGCGCCCATGCGCCCGACCGCATGGCGGACATCAGGACGGCGCTGCAGGAGAAGGATTCAAAGGCCCTGAAGGCCGCCGCCCACGCGCTCTGCGGCAGCGCCGCCTACGTCTACGCTCGCCCGGTCACGGACATCGCGAAGCGCATGGAGGAACTGGCGGCCGAAAACCGCATCCTCGAAGCCGCAGTCTACCTGCCGGAACTGGAATCAGCCTTCGCCGCCGCCGAAACCGCCCTGAAGGAACTGGAGACGCGGCTGGCGCGGTGA
- a CDS encoding HAD-IG family 5'-nucleotidase, with product MAPIPWNPSLLPVPPTWDQEDEARLPPAQKLYVLQTLPLPTIKAVGFDMDYTLARYRSPEIDELAFTKSLRLLVREKGYPASLLDSEFDPEFSIRGLVLDGVRGNLLKVSRERGVVRATHGTQPMDRGAIEACYGHRRLSTTAKGFRSIDTMFEIPESHLYALLVDRLDQGKLPGKDYIRLFKDVRWAIDTVHRYGDMKAEILAHKDFFIPKDPALPATFDRWIRAGKKLFLLTNSEWTFTNGVLGHLLDDKGAARPHWTDYFHTVVVSSGKPAFFAEGHEAVPMPDHANVFTGGNADWLEARLDANGEQVLYVGDHIYGDILKSKKSLSWHTLMLIPELEAELEHLELHADDMRELVRVETQRRRGQRRVNILSDQLARNHEHRRVLAPRISSEALHAMDHEAAQLHAELAEVRQRTEAQRERVHELNRQVEHSFNPVWGPLFREGDEQTRLGDQIQQYAGAYTGKISNLYMVDPNSTVYAPALALPHERV from the coding sequence ATGGCCCCGATCCCATGGAACCCAAGCCTTCTGCCGGTGCCCCCGACCTGGGACCAGGAAGATGAAGCCCGGCTCCCGCCGGCGCAGAAGCTCTACGTTTTGCAGACCCTTCCTCTGCCCACCATCAAGGCCGTGGGCTTCGACATGGATTACACGCTTGCGCGCTACCGCTCGCCGGAAATCGACGAGCTGGCCTTCACCAAATCGCTCCGCCTGCTGGTGCGCGAGAAAGGCTATCCGGCCTCCCTTCTGGATTCGGAATTCGATCCCGAATTTTCCATCCGGGGCCTGGTGCTCGATGGCGTGCGGGGCAACCTGCTGAAGGTGAGCCGCGAGCGCGGGGTGGTGCGCGCGACCCACGGCACCCAGCCCATGGACCGCGGGGCGATCGAAGCCTGCTACGGCCACCGCCGCCTGTCCACTACGGCCAAGGGATTCCGCAGCATCGACACCATGTTCGAGATCCCGGAAAGCCACCTGTACGCCCTGCTCGTGGATCGCCTGGATCAGGGAAAGCTTCCCGGCAAGGACTACATCCGCCTGTTCAAGGACGTGCGGTGGGCCATCGACACCGTCCACCGGTACGGCGACATGAAGGCCGAAATCCTGGCCCACAAGGATTTCTTCATTCCCAAGGACCCTGCACTGCCCGCCACCTTCGACCGCTGGATCCGCGCCGGGAAAAAACTCTTCCTGCTCACCAACAGCGAGTGGACCTTCACGAACGGCGTGCTGGGCCACCTGCTGGATGACAAGGGCGCGGCGCGGCCCCATTGGACGGACTATTTCCATACGGTCGTCGTGAGCTCCGGGAAACCCGCCTTTTTCGCCGAGGGCCATGAGGCGGTGCCCATGCCGGACCATGCGAACGTGTTCACCGGCGGCAACGCGGACTGGCTGGAGGCAAGGCTCGACGCCAACGGCGAACAGGTGCTCTATGTGGGCGACCACATCTACGGCGACATCCTGAAGTCCAAGAAAAGCCTGTCCTGGCACACCCTCATGCTCATCCCGGAACTGGAAGCCGAGCTGGAGCACCTGGAACTGCACGCCGATGACATGCGCGAGCTGGTGCGGGTGGAAACCCAGCGGCGGCGCGGCCAGCGGCGGGTGAACATACTCAGCGACCAGCTAGCCCGCAATCATGAGCATCGCCGGGTCCTGGCGCCGCGCATCTCGTCCGAAGCCCTCCACGCCATGGACCACGAGGCTGCCCAGTTGCACGCTGAATTGGCGGAAGTCCGGCAGCGCACCGAGGCCCAGAGGGAAAGGGTGCATGAGCTGAACCGCCAGGTGGAGCATTCCTTCAACCCCGTGTGGGGACCGCTCTTCCGGGAGGGCGACGAGCAGACCCGCCTGGGCGACCAGATCCAGCAGTACGCCGGCGCCTACACCGGCAAGATCAGCAACCTATACATGGTCGATCCCAACAGCACCGTCTACGCCCCCGCCCTGGCGCTGCCGCATGAGCGGGTGTGA
- the aspS gene encoding aspartate--tRNA ligase produces MRLDPLGNFSRSHRNGELRMDHVGQTVRLLGWCKRSRNMGSLVFLDLRDRWGVVQIKADETEIDPELLAKLKAVRSEFVLGVEGIVIERQSKNPNLPTGDVEVKLTGLKIFNTANTPPIPVEDVVEGGADAGEDLRLKYRFLDLRRPSLQRSMILRSEVSSIIRNHFRELDFIEFETPILTKSTPEGARDYLVPSRVHPGEFFALPQSPQLFKQLLQVSGFERYIQICRCFRDEDLRADRQPEFTQVDVEMSFVREKDVQDVLEPLMVKLAKLVGKEAQAPFQSLAYADAMEWYGSDKPDVRCDVKIQDATGVFATSDFNLFRAAAESQGQRRVRALYFAGEQAGAMSRKQLDELQETAKHLGAGGLPYAKWGKDGLASSFKKFINPELEAALKAALKVEGEGLAVFAVGTDAQTSKVLGELRLRLARSFGQLDESRFAFLWVVDFPLLEWSEENARFVACHHPFTSPHPDDMDLLESDPGACRAVAYDLVLNGYEIGGGSIRIHDAETQSRMFRALGIDEEEARSKFGFLLDALAFGAPPMGGLALGLDRLVMLLVGETSIREVIAFPKTAQARCLMTDAPSEVDARQLKELHIATTAHAAPQTYRAGVMFFESVPAELQAPFHALQTLSHSAKPHSASTLTLDGEIVRVETSNLGGPSFDFE; encoded by the coding sequence ATGCGTCTGGATCCCTTGGGCAATTTTTCCCGCAGCCACCGCAACGGCGAGCTGCGCATGGACCATGTGGGGCAGACTGTGCGGCTGCTGGGCTGGTGCAAGCGCTCCCGCAACATGGGCTCGCTGGTCTTCCTGGATCTGCGGGACCGCTGGGGCGTGGTGCAGATCAAGGCCGATGAGACGGAGATCGATCCAGAGCTGCTCGCCAAGCTGAAGGCGGTACGCAGCGAATTCGTGCTGGGTGTCGAAGGCATCGTCATCGAGCGGCAGTCCAAGAATCCGAACCTTCCCACGGGCGACGTGGAGGTGAAGCTCACGGGCCTGAAGATCTTCAATACCGCCAACACCCCGCCCATTCCGGTGGAGGACGTGGTGGAAGGCGGCGCGGACGCCGGCGAGGACCTGCGGCTGAAATACCGCTTCCTGGATCTGCGGCGCCCCAGCCTGCAGCGCAGCATGATCCTGCGCAGCGAGGTTTCCTCCATCATCCGCAACCATTTCCGGGAACTGGATTTCATCGAGTTCGAAACGCCCATCCTCACGAAATCCACGCCCGAAGGCGCCAGGGATTACCTAGTCCCATCACGAGTCCACCCCGGCGAATTCTTCGCGCTGCCCCAGTCGCCGCAGCTCTTCAAGCAACTGCTCCAGGTGTCGGGCTTCGAGCGCTACATCCAGATCTGCCGCTGCTTCCGGGACGAGGACCTGCGCGCGGATCGGCAGCCGGAATTCACGCAAGTGGACGTGGAAATGAGCTTTGTCCGGGAGAAGGATGTCCAAGACGTCCTGGAGCCGTTGATGGTGAAGCTCGCCAAGCTCGTGGGCAAGGAGGCGCAGGCTCCCTTCCAGAGCCTGGCCTATGCGGACGCCATGGAATGGTATGGCTCCGACAAGCCCGATGTGCGCTGCGATGTGAAGATCCAGGATGCGACCGGCGTGTTCGCAACGAGCGATTTCAACCTGTTCCGCGCCGCCGCCGAAAGCCAGGGCCAGCGCCGGGTCCGCGCCCTTTATTTCGCGGGCGAACAGGCCGGGGCCATGTCCCGCAAACAGCTGGATGAACTGCAGGAGACCGCCAAGCATCTCGGCGCCGGGGGCCTGCCCTACGCGAAGTGGGGCAAGGATGGCCTCGCTTCGAGCTTCAAGAAATTCATCAATCCGGAGCTGGAAGCCGCGCTCAAGGCTGCGTTGAAGGTCGAGGGCGAGGGGCTGGCGGTCTTCGCCGTAGGCACCGATGCGCAGACTTCCAAAGTCCTCGGCGAATTGCGCCTCCGGCTGGCGCGGAGCTTCGGCCAGCTGGACGAATCGCGGTTCGCTTTCCTGTGGGTGGTGGATTTTCCGCTCCTGGAGTGGAGCGAGGAGAATGCCCGGTTCGTGGCCTGCCACCATCCCTTCACAAGCCCCCATCCCGATGACATGGATCTGTTGGAATCCGATCCCGGCGCCTGCCGCGCCGTGGCCTACGATCTGGTGCTCAACGGGTATGAGATCGGCGGCGGTTCCATCCGCATCCATGACGCTGAAACACAAAGCCGGATGTTCCGTGCCCTGGGCATCGACGAGGAAGAAGCCCGCTCGAAGTTCGGCTTCCTGCTGGACGCCCTGGCCTTCGGCGCCCCGCCCATGGGCGGATTGGCGCTGGGTCTGGACCGCCTGGTGATGCTGCTGGTGGGCGAGACCAGCATCCGGGAGGTCATCGCCTTCCCCAAGACCGCCCAGGCCCGCTGCCTGATGACCGATGCCCCCAGCGAAGTGGATGCGCGCCAGTTGAAAGAGCTGCACATCGCCACCACCGCGCACGCTGCGCCCCAGACCTACCGCGCCGGCGTGATGTTCTTCGAGAGCGTCCCCGCGGAACTGCAGGCCCCCTTCCACGCCCTGCAGACCCTCAGCCATAGCGCCAAACCCCACAGCGCCAGCACCCTCACCCTGGACGGCGAAATCGTGCGCGTGGAAACCAGCAACCTGGGCGGGCCGAGCTTCGATTTTGAATGA